DNA from Dasypus novemcinctus isolate mDasNov1 chromosome 19, mDasNov1.1.hap2, whole genome shotgun sequence:
GGGGGGCGCCAGGGGCCGGGAGGCCGGGCTGAGGCGCCGCTGCACCCCGCCGGTCATGGGGGTCCGCAGTGGGGGTCCTGCTCTGGGGACAGGGGCTGCCGCTCACGCCCTCCTGCGCCTggctctgccccctccctgccctctgctCCAACCCCCGCTTCCTCCAGGCGCCGACTGgccagcctcagggcctttgcatgccccactccctatctcGGCAAAACCTTTTCATCCCTTGGGGCTCTGTCCAAAGGCCACCGCCTCCAAGCAGCCCTCCCCGACTGTCCAGGGCTCCGGCAGGCCGCTTGCTTTTCTTGGCACGGGCGGGAAACTTGGCCTTCAGACTTGCTTGttccctgcctgcctcccccaccAGACTGCGTGCTCAGGAGGGGGCAGGAATGAGCCCAGGCCCCCGACTCGTGGATGGCCTTCGAGTGAGTGAGCGGAGAACAACAGCCGGGGCCTCCCTGCCCAGCCTCGGTGACCCCCGTGTtccagacgaggaaactgaggccccgggAGCGAGCCTCGGCACTGAGCCTGCGGCCggcccgcccccgcgcccccctcTCCCAGCCCAGATGCCCGCGCTTCCTCCTGCAGGCTGGGAAGTGAAACCAAAACACCCGCGCTGGTTCTCGGGACCAGCTGACCCAGAGGGGACCCGCGGCGGGGATTCCCAGGCGCCCCGAGGCCACCCGGGGCCAGGCCGGAGCCGTGGACTGTGGCTGCCTCGGCCAGACTCTGCCCCGCGGCTGCCCGGGCCGGGTTAACCATTGCTGGGGCCAGGTCGCCTGGCCGGGGAAAAACTTGGCctctccgggcctcagtttccaggAACTGCAGATAAGAGGACCTGCCTCCTGGGGTTGGTGGGAGGGTTAAAAGTTTCCAGAAGAAAAGTAAGGTCCCTACTCCTCCTCAAAGTGAGGATATTTTACCCCTTTGCACAAGCTCTTTCTATGCACTCTCTGGAATGCTTCCCCCACACACgcactcctactcatccttcaaaacCCCAAAGCGAATGCCCCGCCCCATCCCCTGCAGGGAGACCTCTCTGCCAGGGCTCTGCTGCTGCTTCTGAAGTCCAATTCTCACCACCTGTCACCCAGGACAGAGAAGAATAGAGTCCCCCACCACCCACCGGCTCGGGGAAAAAGAGAAGTGGGCATCGCTGCTAGGGTGAACTTCCCTCCAGCCGCCTTATCAGGGAGCCGGCACCCAAGGGCCAGGTTTGCGTCACCACAAATACTTCAGCTCGTTGTGTCCAAAGATGCCCCCGTGGGGTCAGGCTCGAGACCCTCGCTGCGCCTGAAGGGGGCCGAGGGTCAGGGCTGGGGGCCGCGAGCTGCTGCCTCTCCTCCCGGGGGTctcccctgcccgcccctcccTGCGCCGTCCGGCCTGCTCAGCAACTACCCGGTTGTCTGTCTGTCCAGGAGTTGACCCCGCTCCTAGGAATAAAGTGGCCCTTGACTGCCAAGAACAAACTCCGCGTCCACGACATCCCAAGTCCAGCCCCTGGGGTCCAGCCCCGCAGCGCCAACCACCCGTACGGGTGTCCCGGGAAACCGCGCTCCTGGCCACGCCGCTGCCCTTCGGCCCCGGCTCCCAAGGCCGAGCGCCGCCCCTCCGGGCGCCCGGAATTCCAGGGGGTGGGCAGGGTTATGCCAGCCCCGGGCCCTTCCCGGGCCAGGTCCTGGGGCTAATCTCGAGGTGCAGGGCCGGGTGGGAAAAGGGGTGCCCCCTTATCAGCAGCCCCAGCGGCGGGGTGACGCCCCCAGCGCGGAGGGTGTCCCCACGCCCCGGTCAGCTGGGCAGGCGGGTGCCCACCCCTCTGTCCACGCACTGAGATGCCCAAGacggggcaggggagagaggagggtgCTCTGGgggaaaagacagagagaggggcCTCGGGGCAGCCTGACAGCCACTCAGAGGGACCTGGCGGCTACCCTGATAGACAGATGGAGAGATCAGGTCAAGCTAGACAGACTGACAGAGGCGGCACTGGACCATCAGACCCCCCGCCCCCAAAGAGAGGAGCAGGCGGACAAAGGGGCACAGAGTCAGAAGGAGGAGGGCCATGGGGCAGTCAGAAGGGGGAGGCTGGGATCATGGGTCACTGAGAGGTCAGATAGCTGGGGGACGCTCAGGGGGAGGCAGCGGCCAGAGGGGGCTCAAGGCGTGGGCTAGACAGACAGGGGAGGCAGCAAGTCAGAGAGGGGAGGCTGAGGTCCTCGGGAGGCCGgagggcggcggcgcggggcttACCGACCAGGTGCCAGGCCTTGCGGGGCCCGCAGCGCGCGCAGCCGGCGGCGCGGTCGGCCTCGAAGCCCACGAGGGGCGTGCAGAGCCCGTCGGCCACCTGgccgagcagcagcagcaggccgGCGGCGCGCGAGCTGTAGGCGCGCACCGAGTGCAGGTAGAGCAGCAGGTAGGTGAACCACATGGCGGCGCACAGGTCGTTGAGGAAGTGGCCCACGGCGTAGCTGAGGCGCGCCCGCAGCGGCAGGGCCCgcggccccgcgccgccgcccgcgGGGGGTCCCGGGCCCATGGCTGCTCCGCGCCCGCCGCCGCGCCTGCCCCCTCCGGCCCGGGCCGCCTGCGCCTCTGCGGCCGCCGTGCCCGGGGCTCCAGGAGCGGCGGCCGCTTCGGCCAATCGGAGCGGCGCGCCGGCGCCCGCAAGCCAATCCtcggggaggaggggcggggcctcCGAGGGAGCCCCGCCCCCGGGGCGGCACCCGCGGGCCGGCGCGGTCCTAGCGCCGGGAGACCGCGGGGCTGCGGGACCCCAAACTCCCGGCGCGGGTCGCCCCCTACCCGGATCCCCACCGGAGCCTGCGGGGGGCCTCACGGGGCCTGCGGAGACCGGGCTGGGAAGGGGATCCAGGGTGAGGGTGGCTCGCCTTCCCCGCCCCCGGGGTCCCCCTCTTCGCGGAAAGGCGGCGTGCGAGCTAATTAATTAAGTGCTAACGAGCGCCGGGGGCTCATTACCATCACAATGCGGCCTCTGTTTAACGAGCGCCCGCCCAAGTGGCTCGCCCCAGGCCCAGGCGCCGGGCCGAGGCGCACGCCCTTTGCCCGCACCCACAGCCCCGCGCAGAGGGGAAGGAGCGTCCCCCGCGCCACGTGAGTCAGCGCGCGTGACCCCGGCGCACGCCCTCCCGCGACCGGCTCGGCAGCTCCCGCGGCTTCCAGGGCCTCCGAGCGCCCTGCGGCCCTTCCCCCCTGCTCCCTGCAGGCTGGAAACTTGACCCTCCGGAGCCCGAGCCGGAGCCGGATTGACCACCGGGGACAAGTGTCCACCCTTCCCAGGGCCTTGGTCTGCCCGGCTCGAGAATGGGCGCAAGGTGTGGGATACGTCTTGTGAGTCTTCGCACCTAATGCTCTAAGCCCCTCTGCCACCCCCTGGGCCCCCCACGGGGTCCTGGGCCGGAGTCACAGCCCTGAGACCTTTGCCCACCCACCTTGTCCCCCCACGGCTGGTCTGTCTCCGCCCATCCGCCCGGGAATCCCAAGGGAGGCTTGCTGACTCACAGCGGGTCACCTATTAAGCACAGGCAAGAAATCCTAAACTTGTAGAAGCTGTGCTGTTACCACGAGAAAGCCGTTGTGCATTGTCCAGGGCTGGATCTGCCAGGACACTGCTTTGTCCCCGGCcacacctggcacacagtaagagCACAATAAATAACCTTGAAGGAAACCTGTGCCGGGGTCCATCCTTCTGGGCTCTTACCCGGAGCACAGGAACTGGAATCCACACCCACAtgaccatgaaaaaaaaaaaaggcaagtttATTAAAGCCAGTGGAAGGTCAGGAGACGGGGGTACCCCACATCTGCCTTCCCTGAACTAGGGGAGCAGgagtttttatggattcaaactgGGGAGAGTGGATATACACTAGGGAGCGCTGAGTTCTGAAATAACcagaaatgggaagcagatgtggctcaagcgaccgAGCTTCCACccaccgtatgggaggacctgggttcaatccgggggcctcctggtgaaaaagaggaagagaaagcgtgTCCGTGTGACAAGcgtgtgcccacgtggtgagccagtgccccacgcaagtgagtcacgcagcaagatgatgacgcatcaaaagagagaccaggggagagtcaaggtgaagcgcagcagagaccaggagccgaggtggcgcagctgacagggaacctctctccacatcagaggtccccgggaTCGGATCCCAGTGAaacctaaaggagagaaaatgagtagagaagacaacacagacaggaaaaagagCAGGGCGGGAAAAAgtagatcttaaaaaaaacaacaaaaaccagaaaCAAGGGTAAATTCAGTCTAAGATGACCATCACGATTGTGAGGAGATCTAGGGTGAGGCTAAGGCAAGAGTAACCCTAAAGAGAGGCGACGCCTGCTCAGAAGGACCGTCAGTGGAGGTGTAGGCGCCATCCAGCCGCTTTCCGCCGTTTCCGATATTCGCCTTTGACTAGTTTATAAACTAAAGGCATCTCTGTAAAGATGTCACAATCAGAATTAcgaaaaaaatatttgtaattctCAGTCCCAGTTTCAGGGTGTCGTTTTCTCTTCAAATCAAACGGCGTATCCGCTACGCGACCCAAAGGATTTCAGCCGTAGGGGCTGGAGGACGGGGCTGCGGCAATCCTGCCTTGAAACGTGGTTCCATCTGCGCGGTGGCAACGCAAGACTGGGAATCAGAAAGAGGGAGGTCCCCGAGACTCAGCCCCAGGCCCACCCCCAAACTGAAAAGGGGGTGCAGAGAGGTGCTGGGGGACCCAGAGGGAGATAAGGGTTCAACCGCCCCAAAGGAGATAAGCCTCTGAGGATGTGATAAGAACCGCAATTCTTTCCTGCCGGCAGGGCAGGCTTGTTTTTCAGTTCCACCCGGGACATGGGCGGTGGCTTTAGAAAGCCTTATCCACAGCGCCCCCAGGAGGACTCACACCacttcatccccattttacagatgagaaactgaggctcggcCATCAGCCTCAGGCCAGAGAGCCAGCAGCTGAAGAGGGGGCCGAGGCTGGATTTGAACCCGGCTCCGGGTGATCTCCCGTAATTCCATAGTTACTGATGGCCTCTGTGGGAGCAAGGTGGCCGTGACAGCTCGTATCCGCCTTATCGGGCAGGAACCCCGATGGCTGCGTCTTGGGCCAGGTGGGCGTGGGGGGGCACGTTGGCCCAGCTGATATTTCTTGACCCTGAGTCTGTGGTGAAAGAAGGAACCAGGTGGACCTGCCGCTCCCTCCCCCCTTTCAGTGGGTCTGAGTCCGGCTGAATCGCGTCAGGGACCAAAGAGGCCTCGTTCTGCAGCTTCCAGTCCTGGAGATGAGACGGGGGGACTGTCCCCAGCTCAGGGCTGAGGCCAGAGGGGTCAAATAGAGAAGGGCGAGTGGCTGGCAAGTAGGAAGCTGCGATTCACCCCGAGGTAACTGGGGAGCTATGGTGGGAtcaagagagggagaggaaagggtcAGAGAAAAAGTCCAGTTGGGGGAAAAATGGGTGGTTTTCGGTGCAGACCTCGGCTGTATGGGGTAGGGAAATCAGCAGAGGGGGCCTGTGTCCCCGAATAAGAGGGGGCTCGGATTCGGGGGTTCAGATCGGAGAAGGGGCTGCCAGAATGAGGGCGGCCAGGAAGGAGAGGCGAGAGCCCACCCTGCAGCTTCTGGTATGCCCAGAGCGTCCCCAGCCGATGCCGACGCCGGGCCGCGTCCCCGCGCTGCTGCCTGCAGATCGGATGTCCCGGTGGCCCCAGGCcagccccggggggggggggcggggggcaacTACCGAGGTTTGCTTTGGTCTCGGATCCAGGCCCTGGGTGATGGGGGATTCTGAGGGTGGTCGGGTGCGGAGGTGAGGGGCTGCGGCGGTCAAGGTCAAATCGAGGCAGGAAAGTCACCCAGACTCAGTTTCCCTCTCGGTAAAGTGGGGGTGAGAGTAGCTCTACCGAAGTGGGTTCCCCGGGCGGCTAAGGGAGCGCAGGCAGGTAAAGGAATGCCTGGCCCCTAGACCAGGGTCTCCCACCTTGACCTTGACGCTGCTGGCATTGGGGCCCAGGGGATTCCCGGCATTGGGGACCGCCTGGGCATGGCCGGATGTTGAGCGGTATCCCTGGTCTCCACCCACGCGATGCCTGGAACTCTCCTGAGTCATGACAACccaaaatatctccagacattgcccaGGATCAGGGCTGGGACGGAGACTTCTCCATAAAGGGCGCTGGATTCTTCACAGACAAATCCCGCTGCCCTGCTCTCCAGCCCACATCCACTTCTCAGCAGGGAAGAGGAGTTACTACTTATCAACTCAGAGCTTTGGAATTTTCCACGTCACCCAGCTGGGGCTCAGAACCGACATCCCCCCCCCAAAGCTTCAGGGGTTCCGGCAGAAGTGGGGGTGTCCGCTCATCAGATGACTGAGCTCCGCGTCCCCACACGACTTATTTCTGGCAGCCGCAGAGgcgggagctgtgtttccttggcTTTCTCGGCTCTCCTCGCCTGTTCAAACAATCCCCTATGTTAAATTCTTTCTGCAAAAAGCCGGAGGAGGCGGGGGCATCCCAGGGACCAGAAACATGCCCCGATTCTTCCCGGATGGCAGAGAAAAGTCAAAGCGCCCCACGGTggcaaattaaaatattaaatgtggtTCCTCCATGGACCCAGCAATTTCATGTCTTCCTTCCTaatctgaaacaaacaaaaacagtgcCTTCAttccatggattggaaaactaaggAATCAGGTAAATTCTTGTTGAAAGAACATTCAGAATATATTGAAATCTATTTAAAAGTACTTACACTTCACTTGTTAAAAGTCTGTTTAAGACCTAATGAGAAAatgtgtatactttggatgaattatatgctttattaatatatatcaataaaattgatttgtttacaaatcaacaacaacaaaaaaccagtcCAACAGCTTAAGAAGGCTGTTCAGAGGCATTTGTAGAAATGGATTGTAATAGCCTAATATTGTGCAATGGGCTTTGGTCAGAACTCACTAAACAGGGAGTGGTAcagcaatggaatactatgtagCCATCAAAAAGAGCTGCCTAACATCTGAGGATACCCAGAGACCTGTTACTGGGTGAAAGCAGGTTTCAGGTAGATGCTTACAAGTGACACCTGTGTTGTCATAAAAGGCAAAAGTATGACCTCACACCTTTTCATAATATGAAAACATGTGTAAGTGCAAGTATATAGAGAGTCAGATTTTGTGCTTCGTGGATTTCATATGTGCAAATTCGCATACTCGCTAAAATGTTTTTGTAAGCCCAAAAATCAGTGCTTGTGGAGCTTTCACATGCTTTTCTGGACCTGCACAAAGCAGGAAAAAAACTTTTGAGCGGCCCCACACTCATCCCCCGTGGTGAGCAAACAAACTGACTCTCCGTCTTCCTGTTTCAGCTCTCAGACTGCAAACACGCTATATTTAGTGCCACATCTTTGGCATTTTGGTGCCTTTTGCGGGTGAAGTCGCTGTTTAAAGTGACCGGCAAGCGTAGCGccgaagtgctgtctagtgttgaAATGAGTGTGGGGAGGGGCGCCTGGTTGGACCCCACCTGGGAACGTGGGTGTCCAGGTGCTGTCGATGCCACAGGGGCTCAAGTGAGGACTCGGGATCTGGAGGAAAGGACAAGGACACTGGGGGACAGTAGGAGCCTGGGAGGGGGTTCTCGGGTCCTGGAGGGCGAGCTCAAAGCCCTAGGAGCCCCGACGCCGGGGCTTGAGTGGTGGGAGGAAGTCAAGGGTTGAGGAGCTGCGTGGGgccctggcagggagggggccgAGTGGGGGCGGCCCGGCAGGCAGGGGCTTCCCCTCGAGGGCGCACCCCGTGGTTTTCAACCAGGTGGGGCAGGCGCCGCAGGCGTGGGAGCGCTCAGCGGGCTTGGCCGGGGGCAGGACGTGGACTTGGAGAACGCAGGGCGCGCGAGAACGCAGGGAACGGTGCtcaagcctgcttcccacaggggaggtctcgatggattcccggtgcctcctagcaacaaacacaaacagaaaaaccaactcaaaggcgctgatgtgactcagtggttgagcgctggggtcccacatacgaagtcctgggttcaatctcggGCCCCCcataattcaaaaaaaaaaagaatgcagggcAGCTCCGTTTTCCTCAGTCCTGGACTACTCcttaggagaaaaaaataataattgttttaaGATACAAGTCACATccaattcacccttttaaagggTACAGTATATCCacagaattgtgcaaccatcaccccttctaatgaactttaaaaaaaaagatatatttatttttattttctctcctcttccctgctcccctcccccgttgtctgctctgtgtccattcgctgttcttctgtgtctgctcgcattcctgtcggcagcaccaggaatctgtgtctcttttttgttgcatcatcttgctgcggcagctctccctgtgtgtggttcCAGTCCTCAGCACGCTGGACTTTTTTCGcccggggcggctctccttgtggagcacgctccttgcgcgtggggctcccctacgcgggggacacccctgtgtggcagggcactccttgcgtgcatcagcactgcacgtgggccagctccacacgggtcaggaggcccggggtttgaaccctggacctcccatgtggtaggcggacgctctatctgttaagccaaatctgcttccctagaacttttttttttaaataggaggtaccaggaattgaacccaggacgtcatacatgggaagcaggtgctcacccctgagctacactcactcccgTGAGAACACTTtaatcactccaaaaagaaacccgGGGCCCAGTagcactccccatttcccctccaAGCCCCAGACCTCAGCAACCACCCAtgtactttctttctctatgcaGTTGCCTATTctggcatttcatataaatggaatctcacACTGTAGCCTTTTTGGTAGGGCTTCTTTCAAATATCATGatgtaaacaaaaataaaaattaaaaatatgaaaaaaaagaacaaagaaacaacaaaatagcATCATGTTGTCAAGGTTGATCCACCTTGTTCGTTCCTTTTTTTTATCACTAAATAATAACCCATTGCATGAACAGGCcacgatttgtttatccattcatctgttgacggacGTTGAAGTTGTTTCCACTTTTCTAGCTTTAAGGAATTATGTGGCTGTGAACGTTTGTGTACCTGTCTTTGCCAGGACACCAGTTTTCCCTTCTCCTGGGTCTACATGTAGGAGTGCAACTGCTAGGGTATGTGGCAACTCCAAGTTTAACCTTTGAAGGAACTGCTAGACTGTTTTCCCAAACGGATGCACCCGAGTTTGGGAAATTTGCAGATGCACATTCATGTTCAGCCAAGATGTACTGAGCACCGAGGATGGATACCGTTCAAGATGCAGGCAATAAAGTAATGGATCACACAGACAGATCtatggaaaataatataaattcgGGGGTATTGGGCAAGCTCGGGCAGGTCTCACTGGGAGGCGACGTTTGAGCAAAGAGCTGAAGGAGGTGGAGTGAGCCGGGCAGGTAGCTGGGGGAAGGGCAGTCAGCAGAGGGCAACGGCAAGCAAAGGTCGCGGGGAGCTGGGGGAGCCCCCCCAATCCAGGCCACGAGGAGAAGATCAGGTTCTTGCCTGGAGGTCCCCAAATCCCCAGAGCAGCGCTTCCTGCCCCCTCGGTCTTCACGAGGTCCTTGCAGGCTCACGACCTTCCTCTCCCACCGCCTTTTGGGACCTGCCGTGGGACCTACGCTGACTCAGTGGGTCCCACAAATTTCCCCGGGAGGAAAAGCCGGGGCCCCGCGGTCGGGAGGCTGCTTGGGAGCTTCGACTCCTTCCCCAGCGACCCATCGCCGTCTCCGTGGCAACAGGGGCGGGCCCGACCCGGAAGCGAGGGTGCCCTGATCCGGTTTGGGCGGGGAGTCGCGGCTGAAGACCGGGAGGAGGAGCCCGCGCCGCGCCTACTGGCCCTTTAAGAGGCTCCGCCCCGGCGaggcctcccccgccccccgccctcggAGCGCGTCCCGAGGGCGGCCGAGCGCAGCCGAACTTGACGCACCGCCCGCagccttccctccccgcccccccgcggcgcGGCGGTCTTCCCAGCCAATCGCCGGCCGGCGCGCCGCCCTTCATCTGCATGGTCACACCCCCGAGCCGGGCCGCACCCAATCGAGCCGCTCGCCGGGGCTCTGATTAGCATGACGgaggcgggccggggcggggcggccagtaggggcggggcccgggcggtTGGTTGGAGCGTCGCGGCAGCCGGAGGCTCGGGGAAAGTTTCTTTGGAGGTGAAAACAGCCGCGGAACTCGGGGTCCCGGGAGGGGCCGGGGACGCGGGGGTcccggggccggggcgggagCACCTCCCGGGCCCGGGGAGCGGGCGGACCCAGGCCTCCCGGGGCGCGGTCGCCCAACAAAGGATCCCCGGGGCGCCCGCCCTCGAGGCTCCCCAGCCCCCGGTGCTCCCGGGCGCCCCCCCTCGGGGGGCACAGCCGGGATCCGGCCTCGGGGCGCCCCTCACCTGCGCCCCCCGCGCCTGCGTCTCAGGTCCGGCCGGGAGCGGCCATGTCCCACGGCCCCAAGCAGCCCGGCGCGGCCGCCGCGTGAGTGCGAcgtccctccccgcccccggcccggtCCCCCCACCCCTGGAGCCCCCCCTACTACCCTGGTCTGACCCCCTGGAGCTCCTCGACCCCCGCCTCCACCCGATCCCCAGGGTCTGGACGCCCTTCCTGGGTTACACGCTCCGCGCCTGGGTCCCTACGACTTCAACCTCACCTCCCCCCTCAAGGACgccagaccccccccccccgggggccccACTGTGCCCCCGAGTGCTCCTGTCCCGACCCCCGGCTCTGGATCCCTCTTGCTCTGTCTCCCGGGACTGAGGGCCCCTCGCCGCCAGCCCTGCTGTCACCGCCCGTGGTctccggggcgggggtggggggaaggtctGGGGGGGGGGCTGACCCGGAATCCGCTGGCTCCAGGCCGGTGGGCGGGAAGGCGCCGAGTCAGCATGGAGGCTTCGTGGTGGCCGTCAAGCAGGAGCGTGCCGAGGGCCCGCGGGCCGGGGAGAAGGCGGCGCACGAGGAGGAGGTGAGAGCCCCCGCACGGTGGCCGGGGAGGCCTGGGGTCCAGGCTGGCGCTGAATCCGCGGCGGCTCCCCCCCCAGCCCGGATTTCCCTCCCCAcgccgaggccccgcccccaacAGGCCGCTCTCGGCGTGGCCCCGCCCACTGCCCGCCTCCCCAGGAGAGGCGCCTTCCCAGGGTCCTACGGGCCCGCCCTCCCGCGGGAGGCCACGCCCACACGCCTTGGGCCACGCCCACGGGATAAGCCAGGCCCCTCCTCGGCCCGAGTCAAGCCCCCCACCCGGCCAGGCTTCCAGCCCTTTCGGGTTGTGCCTATAGACTAGGCCCCGCCCCCGTCCTCTAAGCCCCGCCCCCGTCCTCTAAGCCCCGCCCCCGTCCTCtaagccccgcccccggccctccCAACCGCGTGGCCCCGCTCTGCAGCCCGTGAAGAAGCGCGGCTGGCCCAAGGGCAAGAAGCGGAAGAAGATTCTGCCGAACGGGCCCAAGGCACCGGTCACTGGCTACGTGCGCTTCCTGAACGAGCGGCGGGAGCAGATCCGCACGCGCCACCCGGACCTGCCCTTTCCCGAGATCACCAAGATGCTGGGCGCCGAGTGGAGCAAGCTGCAGCCGGTGGAGAAACAGGtgggggcggcggcgggcgccGGGGGAACCCCTGACCTCCCCCACCATGCCTTCGGCCCGGCCGGGCCcacggggaggtgggggggagcaGTCAGCAAGGCTAGACCTCAAATTTAATAGCCATCCTGGGTATCTAAAGAGGTGGAGGTACGGACTGGGCTTTTTATAAGTGATATCTCCCAGATGTCAAATCCTGCGAAGTAATTCATTGATTGCAAAAACGTGGAGGGCCggcaacaacaaaaagtaaacccccaacaaagaaaaaaaaagtcacgcCCAGTTTGCATCCTCCCAGTGGGATTTCAACAGGCAGAGATGGGAGCGCGCAGAGGGTGCAGGAAGCTGGAGGTGGGGGTTGCGCCAGGACAGGGCGAGTCGCCGAGAGGTGCCCCAGCTGATGGGAGGAGGGAGGCCGGAGGAAGCTATAGAAGGTTCAGCACAGGGGAGGGTGCGGAGAGCTGAGCCATGGAGCTGGGGGCCCGGCCTGGAGCCCGTCCCTGGCCCGGGCCAAGCCTTTTCCTACTGCGGGCCAGCGGTACCTGGACGAGGCGGAGCGGGAGAAGCAGCAGTACATGAAGGAGCTGCGTGCCTACCAGCAGTCGGAGGCCTACAAGATGTGCACTGAGAAGATCCAGGAAAAGAAGATCAAGAAAGG
Protein-coding regions in this window:
- the HMG20B gene encoding SWI/SNF-related matrix-associated actin-dependent regulator of chromatin subfamily E member 1-related isoform X3 → MSHGPKQPGAAAAPVGGKAPSQHGGFVVAVKQERAEGPRAGEKAAHEEEPVKKRGWPKGKKRKKILPNGPKAPVTGYVRFLNERREQIRTRHPDLPFPEITKMLGAEWSKLQPVEKQRYLDEAEREKQQYMKELRAYQQSEAYKMCTEKIQEKKIKKEDSGSGIMNTLLNGHKQWGTATRRKVLGIPCPPPPQTSLQGGECDGFSTFDVPIFTEEFLDQNKGTGETPTLSTLDFYMARLHGAIERDPAQHEKLIARIKEILAQVASEHL